TCTGGCGATGATGAGATAGAGCACCAGCACCACCAGCGCAATGGCCGTAATGATAATGAGCATGGAACCGTGCCTGCGCACGATCCGGAACCGTTTTTCCATCAGCCGCACCAGCGGATTGGCCAGGATCGCCAGGATCCAGCCAATGACCAGCGGCAGGAAGAACAACAGTAACCGCGGCACCACCGTAAACAGCAGGACAATGCCCGCTGCCCACAAAAGCAGATTCACCAGCAGCTTCGCATATTTTTCTTTCATCGGATCATCCCCTCTGCCCTTATTCTACCCTGCCCGCCGCCGCCCGTAAAGGCCTACGGGCACACTTTTCGATAAAGATAGGTGGCAAAATAAATGATGGCCGAGATGATGACGATGGTGGGGCCGGTGGCCACGTTCACGTAAAAAGAAACGATCAGCCCCAGAATGCCGGAAAACATGGAAAACAGCACCGAAAAAGAAGTGATATTCCCGGATGTTGACGGAAAGATTGCGGGCCGATGCCACCGGCAGGATCAGCAGGGCGTTGATGATCATAAGCCCCACCCATTTGATAGAAAGCATGACGATGCACGCCGTCAGGATGGCGAACAGATTGTCCATCAGCGCCACCGGAATGCCCCGGCTGGACGCCACGGAACGGTTGATGCTCACCGCATTTAACCGGTTAAACGCCACCAGCCAGAACACCAGCGTCACCACAAAAATGAGCAGCAGATAGCCTAGCTCTTTGCCGGAAATGCTCAAAATATCACCCACCAGCAGGCCGGAATATTTGCTGAAATTGCCGCCCTGGGACAGGATCGCCAGGCCCAGCGCCACGCTTAAAGAGGAGCACACGGAAATGATGGTGTCCGTGTTCTGGGTCTGCTTCGCCTTCAGCCGGTTTAACACCAGCGCAAAAACAATGGCAAAGGCGATCATGGTCAGGTTCGTATCCGTCACGCCCAGCACCACGCCGATGGCAATGCCGGTCAGCGCCGAATGCCCCAGCGCATCGGAAAAAAACGCCATCTTGTTGCTGACGATCATGGTACCCAGGATGCCGAACAGCGGCGTGATGATCAGGATGGCCAGCAGTGCATTTTTCATAAAATCAAAGGAAACCCAGGAAAAGGGCAGTAGCGTTTCCATCCAGCTGTAAATTACTTGCATCCCTCTGCCACCTCCCTCTCTCGTCTCAAATTCCACTTTGCCGAAAATCCGGTGAAAGCTTTCGCTGGCGTATACCTCCGCCGGGGTGCCCCGGGCCACGATCTTCGTATCCAGCAAGATCACCTCATCCGCATATTTTTCCACATAATCCAGATCATGAGAAATGAGGATGATGGCCATGTCGTACTCTTTTTTCAGTCGTACCATGATCCGGTAAAACAGATCCATGCCGTTTTTGTCGATACCGGCCACCGGCTCGTCCATGATGAGCAGATTCGGGGCATCCATCACCGCCATGGTCAGCAGCACCCGCTGCAGCTCGCCGCCGGACAGCTTGCCCACCTGCTTGTCGATGAGATCCGTCGCCTCAAATACCTCCAGGTGCTCCCGGATCGCCGCATATTCTGATTTTTTCTTATGCAGAAATACCGGAAAATTGGAATGATAGCTGGCGATCATATCGTACACGCTCATGGGCGTATCCCGGTCGATGTTCACCTTCTGGGGCACATAGCCGATCTTCATTTTCTGCAGATTGCCGTTTTCATGGGTTTTCAGTTCAATGGTACCCGTGTGGGGAATCTCGTTCAGGATGGCCCGCACCAGCGTGGATTTCCCGGCGCCGTTCTTGCCGATGATCACGTTCAGTTTGCCGCAGTGGATATGGAGATTGATGTCCTCCAGGATCACCTGTCCCTCGATCTCCACGCCCAGATGATTGACCTTGATGCAGTGAAGGCCGCATGGTCCGCTGTGTGTCATTTCGATTCCTCCTTTCCCGTTTCTATTTCCTGAAAGGCTTGCTGCAATGTCTCCAGATTTTTTTCCATCCCGGTGATGTAGCTGTCCGCGTCATAGTTGCCACTGACAAGGGAATCCAGCACGTACACCCGGGCATCCGTCTCCCGGGAAACCGCATCTGCCAGCTTCGTTCCATACTGCTCTTCCGTAAACAGAAGATCGATGTTTTCCTGTTTCACCAGATCCACGATTTCCGACACTTCTCTGGCGCTCAGGCTCGTATTCTCGTCCATGTCAATGACATAGGAAATATCCATGCCCGTCATGTCCGCAAAATAGGCAAAGGCATCGTGGAATAAAATGATCTTCTCCCCGTCTGCCCGTCCCCGCAGCGTCTCCAGCTCCTGATGCAGCGTTTCCAGTCGCGCCTCATAGGCAGCGGCGTTGGCCTCGTAAGTCTCCCTGTGAGCAGGGTCGTTGTCCGAGAGCGCCTGGGCAATGTTTTCCACGTAAACCTCATACCGTCCCACATCCATCCACACGTGAGCGTTCACATCCCCATGATCGTGTGTATGATCGTGTACATGGCCATCCTCACTTTCGTGAACGTCTGTATCCTCCGCATGATCGTGTCCCTCTGTGTCTCCTTCATCATGCACATCATATTCGTGCGACAATCCTGCTGTTGTCCCGTCGTCTGCATCATGCGCATCATACACCTGTCCGTCTACGGTCTCCAGAAAGTCGATCCCCTCGCTGGCCTCGGCCACCGGCAGATTGGGATAGCTGGTGAACACATCGCTCAAGAAGCTTTCGATGCCACCGCCATTGACCAGAAACAGATCCGCATGGGAGAGGGAGATCATATCCTGGGGTGTCAGCTGATAGTCATGGAGACACCCGGTCTGAGGTTCGGTCAGATTATGAAGCTCCACGCCTTCCACATCGCCGATGACATTTTTTGCTGCAATGTAGATGGGATAAAAGGAGGTCACCACCTGGAAAGTTTCATCCTCTCTGTTTCCCACCGCTGCGTCCTCTGTCCGGGCATCGCTGTCGTCTGTCTTACCCTCTGTCTGGGTGCTGCCGCTGCTTTTGCCATGGCTGCCGCTCCCTCCGGAACCGCATAACACCGTGATTCCAAAGCCCGCCGCGGTCAGCGCCGCCAGCAGGACAGCTGTAAATATATATTTTCGTTTCATTTCCGGTTCCTCTTTTCTGTCTTGCAAAATTTCTTTTCCAGAAATTACCAGTTTTCATCATTCTTCTGAAAAAGGGACAGCCCTCTGACCATCCCCTTCTATTCATACATTTCATATCTGTCCTTGCATACATCTGACGACTGCCTGACAGCTGTATTTCCGGACAGTTTACTCCCCATCATGCTCCGGTTCCGCACAGATCAGATCCCAGATCTCCTCCCGGCCTTCCTTGGTCTCCGCAGAAAACGGAATGATCTTCGTGCCGGGCAGGACGCCCAGGCCGGTGCGCACCAGCTTCAACTGTTTGTCCCGCTGGCTCCGTTTGATCTTGTCCAGCTTGGTGGCAATGATGATGGGCGCAAACCCGTTGCTGACGATCCACTCATACATCATCTTATCGTTGGCCGAGGGCTCATGCCGGATATCGATGAGCAGGAACACATACTGGAGCTGCTTCGATGTGTGCAGATACCGCTCGATCATCTTGCCCCACTGCTCCTTGGCCTCCTGGGATACTTTGGCATAGCCGTATCCCGGCAGATCCACCAGATACCGTTCATCATTGATATTGTAAAAATTAATGGTCTGGGTCTTGCCCGGCTGTGCCGATGTCCGAGCCAGAGACTTGCGGTTCATCAGCGCATTGATGAGGGAGGATTTTCCCACGTTGGATTTTCCCGCAAAAGCCGCCTCCGGCTTGTCATTTTTCGGCAGCACACTAGTGATGCCGCATACCGTTTCCAGATTTACACTTTTAATTACCATGTTCTTCCCTTCTCTCTCAATCGCCAGACATTCCATTTCGTTTACTCTGCCACCAGCGCCTGCTCCAGCACCTGGCTCATGTTTTCCACCGGAATGATCTCCAGACCTTTCTTGATCTCCGCGGAGATCTCCGCCACATCATCCTCGTTTTTCTTCGGTACGAGTACCGTGCGGATACCCGCACTCCTGGCCGCCAGCAACTTTTCCTTCAGGCCGCCGATGGGCAGCACACGGCCACGCAGGGTGATCTCTCCGGTCATGGCAAGATCTGCCCGCACCGGCTGTTTGATAATGGCAGACAGCATAGCCGTCGCCATGGTAATCCCGGCAGACGGGCCGTCCTTTGGCACCGCACCCTCGGGAATGTGGATATGGATATCATTCTTTTTGAAAAAATCATCCTCAATGTGATACGCCGGCCCGATGGAACGGATGTAGCTGATGCCGGCCTTGGCCGACTCCTTCATCACATCGCCCAGTTTTCCGGTGAGGGCAAACTCGCCCTTGCCCGGCATGACGTTGACCTCGATCTCCAGCGTATCGCCGCCGGCGCTGGTCCAGGCCAGGCCGCGGACAATACCGATGTCATTTTCTTTGTTTGCCATACTATAGGAATAGCGGGCTCTGCCCAGATATTTTTCCAGGCTGTTCTCCGTTACCCGGATGTGCTTTTTGCCATCCTCCAGGATTTCCCGGGCCGCTTTCCGGCAGATGGCACCGATCTTCCGCTCCAGCCCACGGACACCGGCCTCTCTTGTATAGGAACGGATCATTTTTTCCAGGGCACGGTCACTGATGGTGATCTGTGCCTGCTCCAGACCGTTTTTCACTATCTGCTTCGGAATCAGATGTTCCCTCGCAATGTGCATCTTCTCATTGGCCGTATAGCTTCCTACCTCAATGAGTTCCATCCGGTCCAGCAGGGGCCGGGGAATGGTCTGCACATCGTTGGCGGTGGCAATGAACAGCACCTCGGACAGATCCACCGGCAGCTCCACGTAGTGATCACAGAACTTGTCATTCTGCTCCGAATCCAGCACCTCCAGCAGGGCGGATGCCGTATCTCCCTTGTAATCGCTGCTCACTTTGTCGATCTCATCCAGCAGCATCAGCGGATTTTTCACACCGGCGCTTTTCAGGCCTGTGATGATCCGGCCCGGCATGGCGCCCACGTATGTTCTTCTGTGTCCCCGGATCTCCGCCTCGTCCCGGACACCACCCAGACAGATGCGGACATATTTCTTATTCAATGCCCGGGCCACAGACTGGGCAATGGACGTCTTACCGGTTCCCGGCGGGCCCACCAGACAGATGATGGGGCTGTCGCCCTTGCTGGTCAGCGTCCGCACAGCCAGGAATTCCAGCACCCGCTCCTTCACCTTCTCCAGGCCATAGTGATCCTCGTCCAGCACCTTTCTGGCATTGCCGATATCGGTGTTGTCCTGGGACATATGGTTCCAGGGCAGAGACAGCAGCGTCTCAATATAGCCGCGGACCACCGCACCCTCGGAATTGTTCTGTCCCACGTTTTTAAAACGGGAAATCTCCTTGGCGATCTTCTCCTTGATATCCTCATCCGCTTCCAGACCGGCCAGCTGCTCTTCAAAGTGCTCCGCATCAGAGAACGTATTGTCCTCTCCCAGCTCCTCCCGGATGTACTTTAACTGCTCCCTCAGCAGGTATTCCCGCTGGTTCTTGTCCACCCTCTCCTTGACCTTGGCCTGGATATCCCGCTTGATGCGCATGATATTTGTCTCATTGGCCAGAATCTGGCTCAGTTCCCGGAACCGGTCCTCCAGATCCACCGCCTCCAGGATCTTCTGTTTTTCCTCATAATATAAGGGCAGATTGTTGGCGATCTCGTCCATCAGCGGTGCCAGCGCCTCTGTGGACTGGAGCACATTCTGGAACGCTTTCGCCAGCTTGCTGTTCTCACTGCAGTAATCATCCAGCAGCTCCTTCAGTGTGCGCACCATGGCCTCCTCTGTCAGCGGGGACGGGTGCTCCAGCTCTGCCGGATCAAAAATAGCAACCTCCGCTTCCAGATAGTCGGTGTTCTCTTCCAGCAAAAGCAGCTCGGCCCGATCCTGCCCTTCCACCAGAATACGCAGAAT
Above is a window of Oscillospiraceae bacterium NTUH-002-81 DNA encoding:
- a CDS encoding metal ABC transporter substrate-binding protein, translated to MKRKYIFTAVLLAALTAAGFGITVLCGSGGSGSHGKSSGSTQTEGKTDDSDARTEDAAVGNREDETFQVVTSFYPIYIAAKNVIGDVEGVELHNLTEPQTGCLHDYQLTPQDMISLSHADLFLVNGGGIESFLSDVFTSYPNLPVAEASEGIDFLETVDGQVYDAHDADDGTTAGLSHEYDVHDEGDTEGHDHAEDTDVHESEDGHVHDHTHDHGDVNAHVWMDVGRYEVYVENIAQALSDNDPAHRETYEANAAAYEARLETLHQELETLRGRADGEKIILFHDAFAYFADMTGMDISYVIDMDENTSLSAREVSEIVDLVKQENIDLLFTEEQYGTKLADAVSRETDARVYVLDSLVSGNYDADSYITGMEKNLETLQQAFQEIETGKEESK
- the lon gene encoding endopeptidase La, coding for MSEITKVLPAVALRGMTILPGMVVHFDVSRERSIKAIERAMLQDEKVFLVTQKDPDAEEPTGEDLYNIGLVAVIKQVIKLPNNILRILVEGQDRAELLLLEENTDYLEAEVAIFDPAELEHPSPLTEEAMVRTLKELLDDYCSENSKLAKAFQNVLQSTEALAPLMDEIANNLPLYYEEKQKILEAVDLEDRFRELSQILANETNIMRIKRDIQAKVKERVDKNQREYLLREQLKYIREELGEDNTFSDAEHFEEQLAGLEADEDIKEKIAKEISRFKNVGQNNSEGAVVRGYIETLLSLPWNHMSQDNTDIGNARKVLDEDHYGLEKVKERVLEFLAVRTLTSKGDSPIICLVGPPGTGKTSIAQSVARALNKKYVRICLGGVRDEAEIRGHRRTYVGAMPGRIITGLKSAGVKNPLMLLDEIDKVSSDYKGDTASALLEVLDSEQNDKFCDHYVELPVDLSEVLFIATANDVQTIPRPLLDRMELIEVGSYTANEKMHIAREHLIPKQIVKNGLEQAQITISDRALEKMIRSYTREAGVRGLERKIGAICRKAAREILEDGKKHIRVTENSLEKYLGRARYSYSMANKENDIGIVRGLAWTSAGGDTLEIEVNVMPGKGEFALTGKLGDVMKESAKAGISYIRSIGPAYHIEDDFFKKNDIHIHIPEGAVPKDGPSAGITMATAMLSAIIKQPVRADLAMTGEITLRGRVLPIGGLKEKLLAARSAGIRTVLVPKKNEDDVAEISAEIKKGLEIIPVENMSQVLEQALVAE
- the yihA gene encoding ribosome biogenesis GTP-binding protein YihA/YsxC, which gives rise to MVIKSVNLETVCGITSVLPKNDKPEAAFAGKSNVGKSSLINALMNRKSLARTSAQPGKTQTINFYNINDERYLVDLPGYGYAKVSQEAKEQWGKMIERYLHTSKQLQYVFLLIDIRHEPSANDKMMYEWIVSNGFAPIIIATKLDKIKRSQRDKQLKLVRTGLGVLPGTKIIPFSAETKEGREEIWDLICAEPEHDGE